Proteins co-encoded in one Syntrophorhabdus sp. genomic window:
- the rlmN gene encoding 23S rRNA (adenine(2503)-C(2))-methyltransferase RlmN: EKYRARQLFRWVYNQGNLDFREMTNIPKSLRSVFSEMFSLDTLPIAEERSSRDGSTKLALATRDGHIIEVIIMPEKTRVTLCISTQIGCRMGCRFCVTGKIGFKRNLTAAEIVGQVITVREYLKKAGKSPLTNIVFMGMGEPMDNIDNVACALDILKDQSGLDLSYRKITLSSVGLVDGLKTLSAKSAVIAISLNAVDDDTRSMLMPINRLYSVGRIMDFVRGFKGTKRTRITFEYILIKGVNDSLDDAKRLADLLKGVKCKINLIPYNPSSYTEFERPDRDEVDRFHQYLIDRHFTVIIRDSRGQDVGGACGQLGMSYLGNSPGPDAASDEKETTDHEVTS, from the coding sequence GGAGAAGTATCGCGCCCGCCAGCTCTTCCGCTGGGTCTACAACCAGGGGAACCTCGATTTCCGGGAGATGACGAACATCCCCAAGAGCTTGAGGAGCGTCTTCTCGGAGATGTTCTCCCTCGATACCCTGCCCATCGCCGAAGAGAGGTCCTCCCGGGACGGTTCGACGAAGCTCGCCCTCGCAACGAGGGACGGGCACATCATCGAAGTCATCATCATGCCCGAGAAGACACGCGTGACCCTCTGCATCTCCACGCAGATCGGATGCCGCATGGGGTGCAGGTTCTGCGTGACGGGCAAGATCGGTTTCAAGCGGAACCTCACCGCGGCCGAGATAGTGGGACAGGTCATCACGGTCCGGGAATACCTCAAGAAGGCCGGAAAGAGCCCTTTGACCAATATAGTTTTCATGGGGATGGGCGAGCCCATGGACAACATCGACAACGTTGCCTGTGCCCTCGATATCCTGAAAGACCAGAGCGGCCTCGATCTTTCCTACCGCAAGATCACTCTTTCCTCCGTCGGACTTGTCGATGGGCTCAAGACGCTCAGCGCGAAGTCCGCCGTTATCGCCATCTCCCTCAATGCCGTGGACGACGACACCCGGTCCATGCTGATGCCCATCAACAGGCTCTACTCCGTCGGCAGGATCATGGATTTCGTGCGGGGCTTCAAGGGGACGAAGCGCACGAGGATCACCTTCGAATACATCCTCATCAAAGGGGTCAACGACTCCCTCGACGACGCGAAGAGGCTCGCGGACCTTTTGAAGGGCGTGAAGTGCAAGATCAACCTTATACCCTACAACCCATCATCATACACCGAATTCGAACGGCCCGACAGGGATGAGGTGGACAGGTTCCACCAGTATCTCATCGACCGGCACTTCACCGTCATCATCCGCGATTCCCGCGGGCAGGATGTCGGCGGGGCATGCGGACAGCTCGGCATGAGCTACCTCGGCAACTCCCCGGGTCCCGATGCCGCGTCCGACGAAAAAGAGACGACAGATCACGAGGTGACATCATGA
- a CDS encoding PaaI family thioesterase translates to MNGRLPAYKKSFFLSPERPDGLQLQIFHEDGIVYSDLFIDNRFEGYAEVLHGGMIFGILDVIVWYAIVMRTKIVAMTRKAEMEFFKPIMCSAPYRAKAEMLRIEDRDIISTAWIEDPAGEVYARLNAVFREGKGLAMDAFIDRFDFSTTTPAIKDYFLSLLETV, encoded by the coding sequence ATGAACGGCAGACTTCCGGCATACAAGAAATCCTTCTTCCTGAGCCCCGAGAGGCCGGACGGGCTCCAGCTCCAGATATTCCACGAGGACGGCATCGTCTACTCCGACCTCTTCATAGATAACCGCTTCGAGGGCTACGCCGAGGTCCTTCATGGCGGCATGATATTCGGCATCCTCGACGTCATCGTCTGGTATGCCATCGTCATGAGGACGAAGATCGTCGCCATGACGAGAAAGGCGGAGATGGAGTTCTTCAAGCCCATCATGTGCAGCGCCCCCTACCGCGCGAAGGCCGAGATGCTGAGGATAGAGGACAGGGACATCATATCCACGGCCTGGATCGAGGACCCTGCGGGCGAGGTTTACGCGCGGCTCAACGCCGTCTTTCGCGAAGGCAAGGGACTTGCCATGGATGCCTTCATAGACCGCTTTGACTTCTCGACAACGACGCCGGCGATAAAGGACTATTTCCTGTCACTCCTGGAAACCGTTTGA